The DNA segment AGACCTAATTAATTACAAGGTCAAAAACCCAATACAAGTATTGGTGTTAACGATCTTAGACCATTAATTCATCATGAGCTCCAGCTCAAAGCACAACTACTCCCCAGATAAATGGGGTGTCCGTGAAAGTGATTCAAGACCAATTGGTTGCAtgcattaataaaaaattaaaacaaaaattattttaaacctTTCAGAGGAATTAGAAGACAATAATCCATGGCCAAAAttgttatgaaatttttttgataggttaaaaaaaaaaaaaaaaaaaaaagagagagagagagagttatgaAATTATGAGTTAAAACTTTTCACAACaggaaaaagacaaaaagacATATATCTTCATCTAACTTTGAGGCTTTGCCTATGTTATGTTGGTTACAAGGATGTGTCAGTAGTGTAACTGATACAAACAACTGCCATATATCATACAAGCATCAATAGCACTATATGAATTTCTAGCATCCAAAACAAGCAAAAGGCCAATCTAGTGGCAAACATATCCAAAAAGAGACATCTTAACCAAGCATTTACTTGAAGACGAATCTAGTCCAGACTCCGCTAGTAAAACAATTTAGTCCAATGACCTAGAAGCATAAAGAAGATGAAAAACAGCAACTATGATGGTATGCAAACCTGATGTGTCGAATCTACAACGCCGCCTTGCTCGATTTCCCCAAGTAGAATAGAAGCAATTTGCCCGCCAACATCTTCAGGAGGCATCAACTCTTTCTTCTCATCTTCAATATCACCTGTTTCTTCTTCCCGTGCATAAGCAATAGCCATATCAGCGGAGATGAAGCAACCAGCATTAGTTTCCGCAACAAGTGAAATTCCATAACCAGGGGAGCTGCAATCAAATCATTGTTATCTAGATGAGCCAAACTACTTGcttaattaacatgaaaaaacaCCTCGAtggcattaaaatatattttcaaattaaacaaCTACTGCTATCTACCTAAAAGACATACCTTCCAGCTTGTGTGCCTGccttatgatcagtaaagatgTGAACATCAGGAATAAAGCGATTAAAAATGCCACGAGCAGCATGTATCATGGTATTTTCAAACTGGGAAGACACCCTGGTCGAGAAAGTAACTCCTCTAATCCTTTTGACCATTCCAACATCAGTCCAGGTGACTGCCTGCGAAGCAAATCATATAAGAGAGCTGCTAAATAGATTTAACAACACATAAGTACACAAGCACTCACATTAAGACTTTGAACAACTGGAATTGTCAAAACAACTTCTCCACCTCCATGAGGAGGGGATCCACGAGACTCTATTTTTAGATCTAATCCTTCTGAAGGAACTCCAAAGCGCTTTAACAAGGGCAGGGTAGTAGATCGGAAAGTATCCACTAATGGGTCATTAGAATCATTCGTAATACCTGAAAAGAACCAGCAcatatcatcttattattattatttttaaatatatggccattttattaattactctATATATGCCCAAAAGAGAAATCTTTAAAATGCTCAAGGCCTCAAGCTTACAACACATAATTATTAACCAAAAACTCAAAGTAGAAACCAATAACAAGAACAATAACAAGTCAAACAAAAAATCAGCTCCATAATTATATTATGCATAAGCTAAGGATGATCAATGACTCCAGAGAAAAATACCTTTTATTAACAAgtaattgaaaattttcttaGAAAACAAACATGAGTACCTTTGAGCCTTATAGTGAGGGGTTTATTTGCAAACAAACCAAGCAAAATCAATGGCTCCAAGAAATAGCCAATGGACCGACTGACACCACAGTCATGGACAAGATGTCTCCCACCCATCACAATGCCGGGCCTGTACTTCAATTTGGTCCCTGGCACACATATTTCAAATCAATATCAACACAAATTACCAGTTTCGGTATTTATTATATCcttgtcaaaatatattatatcactTTGTGAAAAAATTACCGGTTTCATTAATTTCGACGACGCAATCATCAGAGACCTTATCAAACAACCGAAGGAGGGAGACCTCATGTTGACGAAGGCCAGGCAGTGTATCGTCAGCACGGATATCCTCAATTAGAATAGGACTAGACGAGAGCGTGGCCAGCAAAAGCCTGTGCCTAAGGTTCTGACTCCCCTTCAGCCTCTTGTAAGTTGTCTTCCCcattctctcactctctctctctctctctctctctgtgtgagcTCAAAGAGAGATCACCTACCCTAGGATTCGATTAGTTACACCAAAAGTGAAAGATTGGCTAATAGGTCACtttaattaaaggaaaaatctaattataaattcatatacGAATGtagattaattaatttaatgtgattgattaaaaaataaattttattaaaaataatattaatttaaattttaaatataaataaattaatattagtatgCAGATTAATATACGactttactaatatataaaaaaactctTAATTAAAACTTGAACTCCATGTTAGATTAGTCATTGCACTCcctataacaataaaatattattattattatttatttattttttaatgcaattttttattt comes from the Carya illinoinensis cultivar Pawnee chromosome 8, C.illinoinensisPawnee_v1, whole genome shotgun sequence genome and includes:
- the LOC122317870 gene encoding probable RNA 3'-terminal phosphate cyclase-like protein yields the protein MGKTTYKRLKGSQNLRHRLLLATLSSSPILIEDIRADDTLPGLRQHEVSLLRLFDKVSDDCVVEINETGTKLKYRPGIVMGGRHLVHDCGVSRSIGYFLEPLILLGLFANKPLTIRLKGITNDSNDPLVDTFRSTTLPLLKRFGVPSEGLDLKIESRGSPPHGGGEVVLTIPVVQSLNAVTWTDVGMVKRIRGVTFSTRVSSQFENTMIHAARGIFNRFIPDVHIFTDHKAGTQAGSSPGYGISLVAETNAGCFISADMAIAYAREEETGDIEDEKKELMPPEDVGGQIASILLGEIEQGGVVDSTHQGLLFLLCALCPQDVSKIRSAKLSPYGIEMLRHIRDFLGVKFVIKPDPSTGTVILKCIGCGLKNLNRKVS